Proteins found in one Tsukamurella paurometabola DSM 20162 genomic segment:
- a CDS encoding serine/threonine-protein kinase: MSLQTGSIIADRYELLRLIATGGMGQVWEAMDTRLDRRVAIKVLKAEFSEDQEFLARFRNEARTTAALNHPGIAGVYDYGETQDQAGGAPLAYLVMELVNGEPLNAVLSRLGHLSEAQALDLLEQTGRALQVAHSAGLVHRDVKPGNIMITPTGQVKITDFGIAKAVDAAPVTKTGMVMGTAQYISPEQASGEDATAASDVYSLGVVGYECLAGKRPFSGDGAITVAMKHIRDQPDPLPPDLPAPVRELITLTLVKDPRQRYANGGEFADAVATVKAGQRPPMPRGWTGGATAASREAATAATTVVPPQPRPGPQPVTGNRNSSPTPRAAAAATPTQYDSDGWTRSQKTILGVSVLLLLAAAAIIGGYLLISGGGDDPAPTTPTEPTLTAPPPTGAATSARQTTQAPPPPTRTVTETSTASPPPPPPTTTPPPTTTSDPPITGGEPTTTPTCTGILGIPLPCRN, encoded by the coding sequence ATGAGTCTGCAGACGGGCTCCATAATCGCCGACCGGTATGAACTGCTCCGGCTCATCGCCACCGGCGGTATGGGTCAGGTGTGGGAGGCGATGGACACGCGGCTGGACCGCCGCGTGGCGATCAAGGTGCTCAAGGCCGAGTTCTCCGAGGACCAGGAGTTCCTGGCCCGGTTCCGCAACGAGGCGCGCACCACGGCCGCATTGAACCACCCCGGTATCGCCGGGGTCTACGACTACGGCGAGACGCAGGACCAGGCCGGTGGCGCCCCGCTGGCGTACCTGGTGATGGAGCTGGTCAACGGCGAGCCGCTCAACGCCGTGCTCTCGCGCCTGGGTCACCTCAGCGAGGCGCAGGCCCTGGACCTGTTGGAGCAGACCGGTCGCGCGTTGCAGGTCGCGCACAGCGCCGGTCTGGTGCACCGCGACGTCAAGCCGGGCAACATCATGATCACGCCGACCGGCCAGGTGAAGATCACCGACTTCGGTATCGCCAAGGCGGTCGACGCGGCACCGGTCACCAAGACCGGCATGGTGATGGGCACCGCCCAGTACATTTCGCCGGAGCAGGCCTCGGGCGAGGACGCCACCGCTGCGTCGGACGTGTACTCGCTGGGTGTGGTGGGCTACGAATGCCTCGCCGGAAAGCGCCCCTTCTCGGGCGACGGTGCCATCACGGTCGCGATGAAGCACATCCGGGACCAGCCCGACCCGCTGCCGCCGGACCTGCCCGCACCGGTGCGGGAGCTGATCACGCTGACGCTGGTCAAGGATCCTCGGCAGCGCTACGCGAACGGCGGCGAGTTCGCCGACGCCGTCGCCACGGTGAAGGCGGGCCAGCGTCCGCCCATGCCGCGCGGCTGGACCGGCGGCGCGACCGCGGCCTCGCGGGAGGCGGCGACCGCCGCCACCACGGTGGTTCCCCCGCAGCCGCGCCCGGGTCCGCAGCCGGTCACCGGTAACCGGAACTCGTCGCCGACTCCGCGGGCCGCAGCCGCCGCGACGCCCACGCAGTACGACAGCGACGGCTGGACCAGGAGCCAGAAGACGATCCTCGGTGTCTCGGTGCTGCTGCTGCTCGCCGCGGCCGCGATCATCGGTGGCTACCTGCTGATCAGCGGCGGGGGCGACGATCCGGCCCCGACCACGCCGACGGAGCCCACCCTGACGGCGCCGCCGCCCACGGGTGCGGCCACCTCGGCGCGGCAGACCACACAGGCTCCCCCGCCGCCGACCCGAACGGTGACGGAGACGTCGACGGCATCCCCGCCGCCCCCGCCGCCCACCACCACTCCGCCGCCGACGACGACCTCGGATCCGCCGATCACCGGCGGTGAGCCGACGACCACGCCGACGTGCACCGGCATCCTCGGAATCCCCCTCCCCTGCAGGAACTAA
- a CDS encoding aminodeoxychorismate/anthranilate synthase component II, giving the protein MRILVVDNYDSFVFNLVQYLGQLGVEADVWRNDDPRLDDPAAAAAQYDGVLLSPGPGTPHRAGQTMPMVTAARAAGSPLLGVCLGHQAIGAVFGATVDRAPELLHGKTSLVYHNGHGVLAGLPDPFTATRYHSLTVLEPTIPDELEITGRTESGVVMAFAHRELPIHGVQFHPESVLTEGGHRMLANWLAVCGFEVPEARVAELEQEVAAALA; this is encoded by the coding sequence GTGCGAATCCTCGTCGTCGACAACTATGACAGCTTCGTCTTCAACCTGGTCCAGTACCTGGGCCAGCTGGGTGTGGAGGCCGATGTCTGGCGCAACGACGATCCGCGACTGGACGATCCGGCCGCGGCCGCCGCGCAGTACGACGGTGTACTGCTCAGTCCCGGGCCCGGTACCCCGCACCGCGCCGGCCAGACCATGCCGATGGTGACCGCCGCCCGCGCAGCCGGTTCGCCGCTGCTCGGCGTATGCCTCGGCCACCAGGCGATCGGCGCCGTCTTCGGCGCCACCGTCGACCGGGCGCCCGAACTGCTGCACGGCAAGACCTCGCTCGTGTATCACAACGGCCACGGCGTGCTCGCCGGCCTCCCCGACCCGTTCACCGCCACCCGGTACCACTCGCTGACGGTGCTCGAGCCCACCATCCCCGACGAACTGGAGATCACCGGCCGCACCGAATCCGGTGTGGTGATGGCCTTCGCGCACCGCGAGCTGCCGATCCACGGCGTGCAGTTCCACCCGGAGAGCGTGCTCACCGAGGGCGGACACCGGATGCTGGCCAACTGGCTGGCCGTATGCGGTTTCGAGGTTCCCGAGGCCCGCGTCGCGGAGCTGGAGCAGGAGGTGGCCGCCGCGCTCGCCTGA
- a CDS encoding FhaA domain-containing protein: MGILQRFERKLEGAVGDGFARVFGGKVVPQEVEAALQREAEDALQPLGDGAYLVPNKYVIAVSPTDQQTFEADRDLAIRAFSKHLDEYIHDNGWQTYGDVVVHFEQSPQLHTGQFRARGTVDPDAVPQNLVPQRPPAESGADSMTNNPGYDQGRHGGQQYDDQGGYQQQGYDQQGYGQQPPQGGYDQNYAQQGYDQNYGQGGYQQPAYDQGGYQQQPAYDQGGYQQQPGYDQGYQQPGYDQGYQQPAYDQGGYQQQPGYDQGYQQPAYDQNYGQNYAQPGYDQGYQQQPGYDQGYQQPAYDQGGYQQQPGYDQNYAQPGYDQGGYGQQGGYQQPQSVTLYLEDGSNRTFALREGANVIGRGQDAQFRLPDTGVSRRHVEIRWDGYAAVLNDLGSTNGTSVNDVPVSNWELADGDRIRVGHSDIVVRFQ; this comes from the coding sequence ATGGGAATCCTGCAACGGTTCGAGCGCAAGCTCGAAGGCGCCGTCGGAGACGGCTTCGCTCGCGTCTTCGGCGGGAAGGTCGTCCCCCAAGAAGTTGAGGCGGCCCTCCAGCGGGAGGCGGAAGACGCGCTGCAGCCACTCGGCGACGGTGCCTACTTGGTCCCGAACAAGTACGTCATCGCGGTCTCACCCACCGACCAACAGACCTTCGAAGCGGACCGCGATCTCGCCATCCGGGCGTTCTCGAAGCACCTGGACGAATACATCCATGACAACGGCTGGCAGACTTATGGTGACGTGGTCGTTCACTTCGAGCAGTCACCACAACTGCATACCGGACAATTTCGGGCGCGCGGCACCGTCGATCCCGATGCGGTCCCACAGAACCTTGTACCCCAGCGACCACCTGCAGAATCAGGAGCCGATTCGATGACCAACAACCCCGGATACGACCAGGGTCGGCACGGCGGACAGCAGTACGACGACCAGGGCGGCTACCAACAGCAGGGCTACGACCAGCAGGGATACGGTCAGCAGCCTCCGCAGGGCGGCTACGACCAGAACTACGCCCAGCAGGGCTACGACCAGAACTACGGTCAGGGCGGCTACCAGCAGCCCGCGTACGACCAGGGCGGCTACCAGCAGCAGCCCGCGTACGACCAGGGCGGCTACCAGCAGCAGCCCGGGTACGACCAGGGTTACCAGCAGCCCGGCTACGACCAGGGCTACCAGCAGCCCGCGTACGACCAGGGCGGCTACCAGCAGCAGCCCGGCTACGACCAGGGCTACCAGCAGCCCGCGTACGACCAGAACTACGGTCAGAACTACGCCCAGCCCGGCTACGACCAGGGTTACCAGCAGCAGCCCGGGTACGACCAGGGCTACCAGCAGCCCGCGTACGACCAGGGCGGCTACCAGCAGCAGCCCGGCTACGACCAGAACTACGCCCAGCCCGGCTACGACCAGGGTGGCTACGGCCAGCAGGGCGGCTACCAGCAGCCGCAGAGCGTGACCCTGTACCTGGAGGACGGCTCCAACCGCACCTTCGCGCTGCGCGAGGGGGCGAATGTGATCGGCCGCGGCCAGGACGCACAGTTCCGGCTCCCCGACACCGGCGTCTCCCGCCGGCACGTGGAGATCCGCTGGGACGGCTACGCGGCCGTGCTCAACGACCTCGGCTCCACCAACGGCACCTCCGTCAACGACGTTCCGGTGTCCAACTGGGAGCTCGCCGACGGTGACCGCATCCGAGTCGGGCACTCCGACATCGTGGTGCGATTCCAGTAG
- a CDS encoding FHA domain-containing protein FhaB/FipA — protein MQGLVLQLTRAGFLLLLWLCVWLVINALRSDARLASGLRPKQKEAKPPRGSLFQRGSKTAKYLVVTHGPLANTRITLGQQPVLIGRADDSTLVLNDDYASTRHARLARDGDDWYVEDLGSTNGTYLARNKVTTPTRVPLGTPVRVGKTVIELRP, from the coding sequence GTGCAAGGACTCGTCCTACAGCTCACTCGCGCGGGCTTCCTACTACTGCTGTGGCTGTGCGTCTGGCTGGTGATCAACGCCTTGCGGTCGGACGCCCGGCTCGCCTCCGGCCTGCGGCCGAAGCAGAAGGAAGCGAAGCCGCCGCGGGGCAGCCTCTTCCAGCGCGGAAGCAAGACCGCCAAATACCTGGTGGTCACGCACGGACCTCTGGCCAACACCCGGATCACACTCGGCCAGCAGCCGGTGCTGATCGGCCGGGCCGACGACTCCACGCTGGTGCTCAACGACGACTACGCGTCCACCAGGCATGCGCGGCTCGCCCGCGACGGTGACGACTGGTACGTCGAGGATCTGGGCTCCACGAACGGCACCTATCTGGCCCGCAACAAGGTCACCACGCCCACCCGGGTGCCACTGGGCACCCCGGTGCGCGTCGGCAAGACCGTGATCGAGCTGCGCCCGTGA
- a CDS encoding FtsW/RodA/SpoVE family cell cycle protein: MTSATATNTPGSGLALDPNRGSRSRELVLLGAATVITGASLAIVEWAQKQTISWDLAKYVVAFVVLYAAAHVAVRRFAPYADPLILPVVALLNGLGLVLIHRLDLGRAHGENGRIQEINEANQQILWTLMGVAVLVAILALLRDHRTLAKYAYTIGLVGLILLALPALLPASLSEINGSKNWIKTPLFSIQPSEISKILLIIFTAAFLVSKRDLFTTAGRRVLGIDLPRPRDLAPLLLVWIVALAVLGYANDLGTPLLIFFTVLAMVYIATERVGWVVVGLALAVVGAVAAYFLFSHLRVRVEVWLHPFDHYEDIGFQPAQSLFSLATGGLAGTGLGSGRPTMVPFASTDFIISAIGEELGLIGLAAVLMLFLILIFRAFRISLTVRDSFGKLLAAGLASTVAIQLFVVVGGVTKLIPLTGLTTPFVSYGGSSLLTNYALIALLLRISNAAREPKVTRKPGAPVPDRPTEIVKRV, encoded by the coding sequence GTGACGTCCGCAACCGCTACCAACACCCCCGGAAGCGGCCTCGCGCTCGACCCGAACCGCGGATCCCGCTCACGGGAACTCGTGCTGCTCGGTGCCGCGACGGTGATCACCGGCGCGTCGCTCGCGATCGTCGAGTGGGCCCAGAAGCAGACCATCAGCTGGGATCTCGCCAAGTACGTCGTCGCGTTCGTCGTGCTGTACGCCGCGGCGCACGTGGCGGTGCGCCGGTTCGCGCCCTACGCCGACCCGCTGATCCTGCCCGTGGTGGCCCTGCTCAACGGGCTCGGACTGGTACTGATCCACCGGCTCGACCTGGGTCGCGCGCACGGCGAGAACGGCCGGATCCAGGAGATCAACGAAGCCAATCAGCAGATCCTGTGGACGCTGATGGGTGTGGCCGTGCTGGTCGCGATCCTCGCGCTGCTGCGCGATCACCGCACACTGGCCAAATACGCGTACACGATCGGCCTCGTCGGCCTGATCCTCCTGGCGTTGCCCGCGCTGCTGCCCGCCAGCCTGTCGGAGATCAACGGCTCCAAGAACTGGATCAAGACGCCGCTGTTCAGCATCCAGCCGAGCGAGATCAGCAAGATCCTGCTGATCATCTTCACCGCGGCCTTCCTGGTGTCCAAGCGCGACCTGTTCACCACCGCCGGACGGCGCGTGCTCGGCATCGATCTACCCCGCCCCCGCGACCTGGCACCGCTCCTGCTGGTGTGGATCGTGGCCCTCGCGGTGCTGGGTTACGCCAACGACCTCGGCACCCCGCTGCTGATCTTCTTCACCGTGCTCGCGATGGTGTACATCGCCACCGAGCGCGTCGGCTGGGTGGTCGTGGGCCTGGCACTGGCCGTGGTCGGCGCCGTAGCCGCGTATTTCCTGTTCAGCCACCTGCGGGTGCGCGTGGAAGTGTGGCTGCACCCCTTCGACCACTACGAGGACATCGGTTTCCAGCCCGCGCAGTCACTGTTCTCCTTGGCCACGGGCGGTCTCGCCGGCACCGGCCTCGGCTCCGGCCGGCCCACCATGGTGCCCTTCGCGTCGACCGACTTCATCATCTCGGCGATCGGTGAGGAGCTGGGCCTCATCGGTCTCGCTGCGGTATTGATGCTGTTCCTGATCCTCATCTTCCGCGCCTTCCGGATCAGCCTGACGGTGCGCGACAGCTTCGGCAAGCTGCTGGCCGCCGGACTCGCGTCCACTGTCGCGATCCAGCTGTTCGTGGTGGTCGGCGGCGTCACCAAGCTGATCCCACTGACCGGTCTGACCACGCCCTTCGTCAGCTACGGCGGTTCGTCGCTGCTGACCAACTACGCACTCATCGCCCTGTTGCTGCGGATCTCGAACGCGGCTCGTGAACCCAAGGTCACGCGCAAGCCCGGTGCACCGGTCCCCGACCGGCCCACCGAGATCGTGAAGCGCGTATGA
- a CDS encoding peptidoglycan D,D-transpeptidase FtsI family protein: MNTPIRRVSVVVVLLVVALLANATYVQVFKADELRSDPRNERVLLDEYSRQRGSILAGGQVMAQSVPTDDRYKYLRTYPKDLAPAYAPVTGYYSMVYSAGALEHAEGSILNGSDDRLFGRRIVDTLSGRDPRGGNVVTTINPVMQRIAYERLISACGAKGPCHGSVVAMEPQTGKILAMVSTPSYDPNPLSSHDPSVVSAAWQNLTKDPDQPMLNRATSQLYPPGSTFKVITTAAALSQGRGIDLNTRLTADKQITLPGGGGTTLQNYAGMTCPDSSGGTVSLLQAFQYSCNTAFVDLSTQKMQDGGEAIKQMANNFGVNSSPEPIPLPVSQSVTGPLSYPAQVGQSAIGQLDVALTPLQNAVIAATLANGGIRMQPYLVDSLQSPDLSTIATTSPKRQGQALSPEVAAQMRELMVASERNTKGSGGSVSIASKTGTAEHSEGQKGGEAPHAWYIGYGPVNDPKVAVSVIIENGGNQGEQATGGSLAAPIGRAVIGAAVNGQGN; encoded by the coding sequence ATGAATACACCGATCCGCCGCGTCTCCGTCGTCGTGGTCCTGCTCGTGGTCGCGCTCCTCGCGAACGCCACCTATGTGCAGGTCTTCAAGGCCGACGAGCTCCGTTCCGACCCGCGCAACGAGCGGGTCCTGCTCGACGAGTACTCGCGCCAGCGGGGCTCGATCCTCGCGGGCGGCCAGGTGATGGCCCAGTCGGTGCCCACCGACGACCGGTACAAGTACCTGCGCACCTACCCGAAGGACCTCGCGCCGGCGTACGCCCCCGTCACCGGCTATTACTCCATGGTCTACAGCGCCGGTGCGCTAGAGCACGCCGAGGGATCGATCCTCAACGGCAGCGACGACCGCCTGTTCGGCCGGCGCATCGTCGACACCCTGTCCGGTCGCGATCCGCGCGGCGGCAACGTGGTCACCACGATCAACCCGGTGATGCAGCGCATCGCCTACGAGCGCTTGATCTCGGCGTGCGGCGCCAAGGGGCCCTGCCACGGCTCCGTGGTGGCGATGGAACCGCAGACCGGGAAGATCCTCGCGATGGTCTCGACCCCGAGCTACGACCCCAACCCGCTGTCCTCCCACGATCCGAGCGTGGTCAGCGCGGCCTGGCAGAACCTCACCAAGGATCCCGATCAGCCCATGTTGAACCGGGCCACATCGCAGCTGTACCCGCCCGGCTCGACCTTCAAGGTGATCACCACCGCGGCGGCGTTGAGCCAGGGCCGCGGGATCGATCTGAACACCCGCCTGACCGCCGACAAGCAGATCACCCTCCCGGGCGGCGGTGGCACCACTCTGCAGAACTACGCAGGGATGACGTGCCCGGATTCGTCGGGCGGTACCGTCAGCCTGTTGCAGGCGTTCCAGTACTCGTGCAACACCGCGTTCGTGGACCTGTCCACCCAGAAGATGCAGGACGGAGGAGAGGCGATCAAGCAGATGGCGAACAACTTCGGCGTGAACAGCTCGCCCGAACCCATCCCGCTGCCCGTGTCGCAGTCGGTGACCGGCCCGCTGTCCTACCCCGCGCAGGTGGGGCAGTCGGCGATCGGTCAGCTCGACGTGGCGCTGACCCCGCTGCAGAACGCGGTGATCGCGGCGACCCTGGCCAACGGCGGTATCCGGATGCAGCCGTACCTGGTGGACAGCCTGCAGTCGCCCGACCTCTCCACGATCGCGACCACCTCCCCGAAGCGGCAGGGACAGGCGCTGAGCCCGGAGGTCGCGGCGCAGATGCGGGAGCTGATGGTCGCCTCGGAGCGCAACACCAAGGGCTCGGGAGGCAGCGTCTCGATCGCGTCGAAGACGGGCACCGCGGAGCACTCCGAGGGCCAGAAGGGCGGCGAGGCGCCGCACGCCTGGTACATCGGGTACGGCCCGGTCAACGACCCGAAGGTCGCGGTGTCGGTCATCATTGAGAACGGTGGAAATCAGGGCGAGCAGGCGACCGGTGGGTCGCTCGCGGCGCCCATTGGACGTGCGGTGATAGGCGCCGCGGTGAACGGGCAGGGGAACTGA
- a CDS encoding PP2C family protein-serine/threonine phosphatase, with product MSLILRYAARSDRGLVRSNNEDSVYAGPRLLALADGMGGHAAGEVASQLMITALAPLDDDEPGGDLLGTLEEAMVAGNETIADQVAEDPELDGMGTTLTAILFAGSKLGLIHVGDSRGYLLRDGQLTRITKDDTFVQTLVDEGRITAEQAHTHPQRSLIMKALTGHEVEPTLTLREAKAGDVYLLCSDGLSDVVSDETIGDTLELAVEDCSAAADKLIELALRSGGPDNVTVVVARVEDTSFGQSRPIVGGAANEDDEDYVPPSNTAAGRAAALRPPRKAPRRVVAQEVDDEPERGPRRKWIALGVLLVLLIGGAVGVIATRSVVNSNYYVGATDNGTIAIYRGVKVSLLGKSLHDQQEVVCLADSPGGDGTAGAASMGCTPLTTKDLTPRGRANLDGLPYASSIDDARNQARALTEKDNLIPRCRVSTEIIPVPAPPPAATPPPPGGETLTPPPPPETKVVTQTSTPDEPCRGGPS from the coding sequence GTGAGTCTGATCCTGCGCTATGCGGCGCGCTCGGACCGCGGCCTCGTGCGGAGCAACAACGAGGACTCGGTGTACGCCGGTCCCCGTCTGCTCGCGCTCGCGGACGGCATGGGCGGCCACGCCGCCGGCGAGGTCGCCTCGCAGCTGATGATCACCGCGCTCGCCCCGCTCGACGACGACGAGCCCGGCGGCGACCTGCTCGGCACCCTCGAGGAGGCGATGGTCGCCGGCAACGAGACCATCGCCGATCAGGTGGCCGAGGATCCCGAGCTCGACGGTATGGGCACCACGCTCACCGCGATCCTGTTCGCCGGTTCCAAGCTGGGCCTGATCCATGTGGGCGACTCCCGCGGCTACCTGCTGCGCGACGGCCAGCTCACCCGGATCACCAAGGACGACACCTTCGTCCAGACCCTCGTCGACGAGGGCCGCATCACCGCCGAACAAGCGCACACGCACCCGCAGCGCTCCCTGATCATGAAGGCCCTCACCGGCCACGAGGTCGAACCCACCCTCACTCTCCGTGAGGCCAAGGCCGGCGACGTCTACCTGCTGTGCTCGGACGGTCTGTCCGACGTGGTGAGCGACGAGACCATCGGCGACACCCTCGAGCTCGCCGTCGAAGACTGCTCCGCCGCCGCCGACAAGCTGATCGAACTGGCGCTGCGCTCCGGCGGCCCCGACAACGTGACCGTGGTGGTGGCTCGCGTCGAGGACACCAGCTTCGGCCAGAGCCGTCCCATCGTGGGCGGCGCCGCCAACGAGGACGACGAGGACTACGTACCGCCGTCGAACACCGCCGCCGGACGGGCCGCCGCGCTGCGCCCCCCGCGGAAGGCGCCCCGTCGGGTGGTGGCACAGGAGGTCGACGACGAACCCGAGCGCGGCCCACGCCGCAAGTGGATCGCCCTCGGCGTACTGCTGGTGCTGCTCATCGGCGGCGCCGTCGGCGTGATCGCCACCCGCTCCGTGGTGAACTCGAACTACTACGTGGGCGCCACCGACAACGGCACCATCGCCATCTATCGCGGTGTGAAGGTCAGCCTCCTCGGCAAATCGCTGCACGACCAGCAGGAGGTCGTCTGCCTCGCCGATTCCCCCGGCGGCGACGGGACCGCGGGCGCGGCATCGATGGGTTGCACCCCCCTCACCACCAAGGACCTCACCCCGCGCGGCCGCGCCAACCTCGACGGGCTGCCCTACGCCAGCTCGATCGACGATGCCCGCAACCAGGCGCGTGCACTCACCGAGAAGGACAACCTGATCCCCCGGTGCCGCGTGAGCACCGAGATCATCCCCGTTCCGGCGCCGCCTCCGGCCGCTACCCCGCCCCCGCCGGGCGGTGAGACCCTCACGCCCCCGCCGCCGCCGGAGACCAAGGTGGTCACGCAGACCTCCACGCCCGACGAGCCCTGCCGTGGGGGCCCGTCGTGA
- the pknB gene encoding Stk1 family PASTA domain-containing Ser/Thr kinase, producing MTTPPRRINDRYDLGETLGFGGMSEVHLARDTRLSRDVAIKILRADLARDPSFYERFRREAQNAASLNHPTIVQVYDTGEADTPGGPLPYIVMEYVDGETLRDVLRRDGTIAPQAAMTWMADVCAALDFSHRNGIVHRDMKPANVMLTRTGEIKVMDFGIARAMSDPSAGMTQTAAVIGTAQYLSPEQARGESVDARSDVYAAGCVLFELLTGQPPFQGDSPVSVAYQHVREDPPTPSSILDTVPPELDSITLKALSKNPANRYQTAGEMRQDLIRVLAGRKPEAPMVLSDEERDALLTEPTKPRRAAKAAPAAAAAAAAVPAAAAGTPGEPTGDDDRPTEAVATVPAASGRAKHSTASGGRSRLVLWISAAIIAIILVGGTTAYLLAGPDEAKQVTVPSQIGQNASDAQVALQKLGFNVQIKRVPDNTVPAEQVISTIPGPDSQATEGSTVIVEVSSGPKIAAVPDVVNRSEKDARDILTKAGFTVAKDPKKEASPTVKAGDVVSTNPAVGANTPQNTPIVLTVSTGKEQVRVPDVSNTALSQAEANLKGLGFTTKVQEVDDPAPAGTVLRTTPAGGTTADKGSDITIVVSKAKAVVMPNLVGQDPSAAKAALIAMGFSESNIQVMATAPSNLPWDKNKVWKTTPDAGARVDTSASITIEVRR from the coding sequence ATGACAACCCCGCCGCGTCGCATCAACGACCGCTATGACCTGGGCGAAACGCTCGGGTTCGGTGGCATGTCCGAGGTGCACCTGGCGCGGGACACCCGGCTGTCGCGGGACGTGGCGATCAAGATCCTGCGCGCGGATCTGGCGCGGGATCCGAGCTTCTACGAGCGGTTCCGGCGCGAAGCGCAGAACGCGGCCTCGCTGAATCATCCGACGATCGTGCAGGTGTACGACACGGGCGAGGCGGACACTCCCGGCGGGCCCCTGCCGTACATCGTGATGGAGTACGTCGACGGCGAGACGCTGCGCGATGTGCTGCGTCGCGACGGCACCATCGCCCCGCAGGCGGCGATGACCTGGATGGCCGATGTGTGTGCGGCGCTGGACTTCAGCCACCGCAACGGGATCGTGCACCGCGATATGAAGCCGGCCAACGTGATGCTCACCCGCACCGGCGAGATCAAGGTGATGGACTTCGGCATCGCCCGCGCGATGAGCGATCCGTCGGCGGGGATGACGCAGACGGCCGCTGTGATCGGCACCGCGCAGTACCTCTCGCCCGAGCAGGCGCGGGGGGAGTCCGTCGATGCCCGCTCGGATGTGTACGCGGCCGGCTGCGTGTTGTTCGAGCTGCTCACCGGACAGCCGCCGTTCCAGGGTGATTCACCGGTGTCGGTGGCCTACCAGCACGTGCGGGAGGACCCGCCCACTCCGTCGTCGATCCTGGACACGGTGCCGCCCGAGCTGGACTCGATCACGCTCAAGGCGCTGTCGAAGAACCCGGCGAATCGGTACCAGACCGCCGGTGAGATGCGGCAGGACCTGATCCGGGTGCTCGCGGGGCGTAAGCCCGAGGCGCCGATGGTGCTCAGCGACGAGGAGCGCGATGCGCTGCTCACCGAGCCCACGAAGCCCCGTCGGGCCGCGAAGGCCGCTCCCGCAGCCGCCGCGGCCGCGGCAGCCGTTCCCGCGGCCGCCGCCGGGACGCCGGGTGAACCGACCGGCGACGACGACCGGCCCACGGAGGCCGTGGCCACCGTGCCGGCGGCGAGCGGCCGGGCGAAGCACTCCACCGCTTCGGGCGGCCGCTCGAGGCTGGTGCTGTGGATCTCGGCCGCGATCATCGCGATCATCCTGGTGGGCGGCACCACGGCGTACCTGCTGGCCGGGCCCGATGAGGCGAAGCAGGTGACCGTCCCCTCGCAGATCGGACAGAACGCCAGCGACGCGCAGGTCGCGCTGCAGAAGCTCGGCTTCAACGTGCAGATCAAGCGCGTCCCCGATAACACGGTGCCCGCCGAGCAGGTGATCTCCACGATCCCCGGCCCGGATTCGCAGGCCACCGAGGGGTCGACGGTGATCGTCGAGGTTTCGTCGGGTCCGAAGATCGCGGCCGTGCCCGATGTGGTGAACCGCTCGGAGAAGGATGCCCGCGACATCCTCACCAAGGCCGGATTCACCGTCGCGAAGGACCCGAAGAAGGAGGCCTCGCCCACGGTGAAGGCGGGCGATGTGGTCTCCACGAACCCCGCAGTCGGCGCCAACACCCCGCAGAACACGCCGATCGTGCTCACCGTCAGCACCGGCAAGGAGCAGGTCCGGGTCCCGGATGTGTCCAACACGGCGCTCTCGCAGGCGGAGGCGAATCTCAAGGGCCTGGGCTTCACCACCAAGGTTCAGGAGGTCGACGATCCCGCACCCGCGGGCACGGTGCTCCGCACCACCCCCGCGGGCGGAACCACCGCCGATAAGGGCAGCGACATCACCATCGTCGTGTCCAAGGCGAAGGCCGTCGTGATGCCGAACCTGGTCGGCCAGGATCCGAGCGCGGCGAAGGCGGCGCTCATCGCGATGGGCTTCTCCGAGAGCAATATCCAGGTGATGGCCACGGCACCGTCGAACCTGCCGTGGGACAAGAACAAGGTCTGGAAGACCACGCCGGATGCGGGGGCGCGCGTGGACACCTCCGCCTCGATCACCATCGAGGTCCGCCGCTAG
- the crgA gene encoding cell division protein CrgA — protein sequence MPKSKVRKKTDYTINASTDSRTPVKVSAPSGRWFVALFLGFMLAGLAWLLVYYLGADESGMGAPGKALNWMVELGPWNFAIGFGLMIVGLLMTMWWK from the coding sequence ATGCCGAAGTCGAAGGTCCGTAAGAAGACCGATTACACGATCAACGCGTCGACCGATTCGCGGACGCCGGTCAAGGTCAGCGCACCGTCCGGCCGGTGGTTCGTGGCCCTGTTCCTCGGGTTCATGCTGGCCGGCCTGGCCTGGCTGCTCGTGTACTACTTGGGCGCCGACGAGTCGGGGATGGGCGCACCGGGTAAGGCGCTCAACTGGATGGTCGAGCTGGGCCCGTGGAATTTCGCGATCGGCTTCGGCCTGATGATCGTCGGCCTGTTGATGACGATGTGGTGGAAGTAG